The sequence ATAGATTGGAGGCTTTGCGGACAAAGCGCTGGGTGGCGATTTCATCAAGCATGGCCTGTTCCAGCCTGTCTTCACGCTGGGTTTGCTGAAGACGTTTTTTATCAATCAGCATTTCAACCGCTTTTCTTTTTTGTTGCTGTTTCAGCCACAGGGCTTTGCGCTGCTCGGCGGCAGCTCTGGCCTGAGCCAACACCCGGCTTTGCTGAATACAGGCACTGTCGAGTTTATCGATAAAGGCCTGGTGCTGGCCAAAGGACATGGCACCGAGGCCCTTGTTTGCACGGTGTTGCAACTGACGTAAATAATCCAGCCGATAGCTCTGCAGGCCGGTCAGCTTACGCTGATTCTCCTGTACATTTTTCTGCGCCAGATAGAAATCCTGAGCCAGCTTGTCTTCTTTGCGCTGTTCCCATTGTGCCACCTGCTCCAGTTGTTTAGTTGACATCACCTAACCCCTTCGCCAGTTGGCTCATATGCTCCAGACTTTCATCATAGGGCAACACTTCTTTCATGCCCTGTTGCAGAAATTTATTGATCACCGGTTCCGCCTTGATCGCCAGATCAATTCTGGGGTCGTTACCCTGGGTATAGGCCCCTATGCTGATCAGATCACGATTTTGCTGATAGGTAGAGTATACCTGGCGAATACGCCTTGCGGCCGCTTCATGCTCAGCACTCACCACCATTGGCATGACCCGGCTGATAGAGGCCTCAACATCCACCGCCGGATAATGGCCACTGTCTGCCAGTCGCCGCGACAATACAACGTGACCATCGAGAATGGCCCTGGCGGAATCGGCAACCGGATCCTGCAGATCGTCACCCTCGGTAAGCACGGTAAAAAACGCGGTGATGGCACCTTGGCTGCCACTGCCATTACCTGCACGTTCTACCAATGCCGGTAAGCGGGCAAATACCGAAGGCGGATAACCTTTGGTCGCCGGCGGCTCGCCCACAGCCAGAGCGATCTCCCGCTGTGCCATGGCATAACGGGTCAATGAGTCCACCAGCAGCAGCACGTTCATGCCCTGATCACGAAAATACTCGGCAATGGCAATGGCCGTTTCACAGCCTTTGAGGCGCATCAGTGGTGAAGTATCAGCGGGAGCGGCCACCACCACAGATTTCTGCCGCTCTTCTTCACCAAGAATATCCTGAATAAATTCTTTGACCTCGCGTCCCCGCTCGCCCACAAGACCCACCACCACCACATCGGCTGAGGTGCCCCGGGTCATCATACCCAGCAACACACTTTTACCCACACCGGAGCCGGCAAACAGCCCCATTCGCTGACCCACACCTACAGTGATCAGTGAATTAATGGCTCTGACACCCACATCCAGTGCCTGTTTGATAGGACGGCGCAATAAAGGATTGATAGGGGGACGAGAGAGCGGAATACGTTTTTCCGGCACAATGGCGCCCAGTCCGTCGAGGGGATTGCCATTACCATCCACCACCCGGCCGAGTAGCTCCATACCTACCGGGATACCCGGTTCGCGATCCAGCGGCTGTACCCTTGAACCCGGCACAATACCCCTGACGGCTTCTGTGGGCATCAGATAGGTGACGGATTCGGCAAAACCCACTACTTCGGCTTCGATTTCACCATCCACCGTTTGCACCAGACATTGGCTGCCGACGGGCATCTGGCATCCCACGGCTTCAAGTGTCAGTCCGATGCCGCGCACCAGCTTACCGGCGGCGACGGTCGGCGCCTGCGGCACCTGATGCTGATATTTGCGGATTCTGTCAAGCAACGATACAGCCATTTAGCCTTCAGTCCTGTTGTTTACTACCTGCAGACAGTCCCTGTTCCAATAAAAATTTGTCCAGCACCTGCCGGGCCCGCCGCTCAACAGACACGTCCACGGCATTGTTCTGAGTGACGATGTCGCAACCACCGCGGGTCATATCCGGCGTTTCTATCAACTGCCAATGATGAGACTCAATTTCCTGCTCTGAGAAATGCTCACGAATTAGCTGGATATCCTCTGGGTGCAAATGTATCTGATAACCCTTGTCCTGCACGGGTAAGACCTTCAGTCCTTCGCTCAGGGCCTGGAAAATAACCTTCTCGTTAGTCTGCACTTCGGTGCGGATCACGGCCCTTGCCAGTGAAACAGCCAGTTGCACCAGTTCCTTCTCCAGCTGGGCGTCCACCTGCTCTACCGGTTGAACCAGTTGCTCAATAAGTTGTTGCCAGGCAGAAACCCGTTCATCCACTTGTTCTTTACCGGCCGCCAGACCTTCGCTTTTACCTTGTTCTAACCCCTGTTCGGTACCTTCTGCCAGTCCCTGCTCCAGACCTTGCTGATGACCTTTGTCAAACCCTTCACTGCGGCCCTGTTCGAAACCTTCCTGCCAGGCATTGTGACGGATTTCCTCTATCTCCTTTGCCGTGGGCGGCAAGACTTCCTCTTCCACCTCCGGAGGCTCGTATTTCCAGCCACTGGTCCGATTCAGGGCATTGGTTTTATCCGGCTCAGTTTCGGTTTCATCTTCGACAAAAGGCAGTTCCCAGGAGCGGACCTGCTCAGTATCTTTGCGCGCTGAATCTTTGTTATAGGTCATCGGCGTATCTGTTCTCAACCAAACAAAAAGGCACTACCGGCAATGGCTTAGAGGAATTCATCACCACCGCCACCACCGAGCATAATCTCACCGGCATCGGCCAGACGACGGGCCACCGACAGAATTTCTTTTTGTGCCGCTTCCACTTCACTGATACGCACGGGTCCCATGGCTTCAAGGTCATCAAGCAGCATTTCTGCAGCCCGCTTGGACATGTTCTTGGTGATTTTTTCCTTAAGATTGTCATCGGCACCTTTGATGGCTTTAAGCAGGGCTTCCTGCTGCACTTCGCGCAGCAGGGTCTGAATCGCCCTGTCATCCACATCGGCAAGGTTGTCGAACACAAACATCAGATCCTGGATCTGCTGACTCATTTCCTCATCCTGCTCGCGAATGGCATCCATCAACTGCCCTTCAATATTGGTATCCAGGTAATTCATTATATCTGCTGCAGATTTCAGGCCGCCCATCTTGGCTGCCTGAGCACCGGCCTGACCGGCAAATTGTTTTTCCATAATTTCATTCAGTTCCTGTAAGGCTGCTGGCTGTACTTCTTCGAGGTTGGCGATGCGCATCATCAGATCCAGTCTGACCTTTTCCGGGAACTGAGCCATGATTTCCGCGGACTGTTCCGCTTCAAGATAAGACAGCACAATAGTCTGGATCTGCGGGTGTTCGTTGCGAATAATGCTGGCCACCTGCTTGGAATCCATCCACTTCAGTGAATCCAGGCCCTTGGCGCCCCCCCCCATCAGAATCTGATCGATAAGGTTAGCGGCCTTGTCTTCACCCAGAGCGGCAGTCAGTGCCTTCTTGACAAACTCCTGGCTCTGGAAACCAATGGTGCTGTAGTTCTGTATTTCTTCGATAAAGTGCTTATGTACCGCAGTGATTTTATTCTGCGTCATATCTTCGATGCTGGCCATGGACGAACCCAGCTTCTGAACCTGTTTGGGCTCCAGATGCTTGAGGATCTGCGCCGCATCTTCCTCGGACAGGCTGAGCAATAGCATGGCGGCTTTTTCTACGCCCTCCAGCTTACTGACGTCGTAACCCGCCGTATCCTGCTCTTGTTCCTGGATCATTTGTTTAGCGGCCATTATTTATCACTCATCCTGCATCAACCAGCCTTTAACCACTTGCGCTGACAGTTCAGGTTCATTAGCAACCAGCGCGCGCACGGCTTTAAGCACGTCTTCATCTTTATGTAAGTCAGGCAACATCAATGAGCCATCAGAATTAAAGCCCACCTGCCCTTCGTCAAACTCCTGAGACAACATACTGATGGTTTCATCGCCAAGATCAAGACCGGCATCGGCATCAAAACTGTCAGCCTCATGAGTATCTTCAGGATAAATCAGTCTCTTAAGCATGGGGCGTACTATGGCCAGGATCAAGGTCATGATCACCAGACCACCTACCAATAGTCGCAGAGCTCGCATAAACCAATCCTGCTCCCAAATTGGCGTTTCCACAAGCCCGACATCTTCCATACGCTTAAAGGGAATACTGACCACTTCCAGAGAGTCCCCCCTGGTCACATCAAATCCTATCCCGCCCTGCAACAGGCGACGAATATTCAGCAGTTCTTCCTGAGACCGGGGAACTGCGCTGAGTGTACCATCCTCTGCCGTTTGCTGAACGTGATCCACCGCTACCGACACACTCAGACGCCGGACTACACCCGCTTGCTGTTTAGTGTGACTGATGGTGGTGTCCAGTTCATAATTGCGGGTAGCCTCCTTATGGGAACGCCCCGGCAAAGAACGACCCTGGGCCCCACCAGTGGCATCTTCAGGGATATCAGATTCAAGCGGCGGCTGATTGGTCAGGGCACCGGGAATACCTGCAGAGATACCACCAACGGTATTGTCTTCCACCGTCATTTCACTGCGCACTGCCGGTAAATCGGGGTTGTAACGTTTCTGTGTCTGTTCCACGGAGGTAAAGTCCATGCTCACATCCACCTGGGCGGTATAATTTCCCAGCCCCAGTACCGGGATCAGAATCGAATCGATCTTGGACAGGGTTTCTGCTTCCCGGCGCTGTTCCAGCTCATAATTTTTGCGGCTACGGGCAGATTCTGCATCCTGAGAACCCGAATTCAGTAACCGGCCATTGCTGTCGGTCACTGTCACCCGGTTAGGCTCCATCCCCTGTACTGCGGAGGCGACGATGTCCACCAGTGCATCCACTTCCTGGCCCGATAGCACCGAACCGCGCGTTAAGGTCACCACAACAGTGGCGCTGGGCTTTTTCTCTACCCGGGCAAATACACTTTCCTTGGGCATCGCCAAAAGCACATTGGCGCGGCTGACGGCGCTGATGCTTTCAATAGTGCGGGCAATCTGTTGTTCCCGGGCATGTTTAAGCCGTTCTTTTTCCACCCGCTGACTGACACCAAAGCCCATGTCCTGCATGATAATATCGGTGCCGGCTGAAGGCTCCTGAGAGATACCCTGGCGTGCCATGCCCAGCTTGATATCCTGATATTGTGTTTCATTGACATAAATAACATTGCCGTCCAGGCGATATTCCACCTGGTTCAAATCCAGATAATCCAGCGTCTCGATCAGCTCTTCGGTAGGCATTTTTGCCAACGGTCTGAAGTCAGGTTCTTTGGCCCAGATTACGATAAACACGGCAATGGCAACGCAAATTACCAGCGCCACAATCAGGGTAATCTGACGCAGCAAATCCAGCCCGCCCAGACCATCGACAAAACCGGATTTCTGCTCCTGAGTATCATCATCCAGGTTGTTGTCACCGGATACCGCTAACTCAGTACTTGTTGCTTCAGCCACCTGTTATCTCCCCGATATGCCATCGCTGTAAAAGCGGTGCTGATAGTTGTACATTGATTTCTGGTACGACATGGACGCTTATACCGGCATATTCATAATAGTTTTATAAGCTTCCAGAACCTTGTTACGTACCTGCACGGTCGCCTCAAAAGCAATACCGGCTTTTTCCTTGGTGATCATCACATCAGCCATGCTCAGATTAGGATCGCCCATTTCAAAGGCCCGTTGGGCATCACGGGATTCCCAGCCCATACTATTGACGGTATCCAGGGCTTCCTTGAGCATATCTCCAAAATTCTGCGAGCTGGGGTTGGTTACCAGGGGCTGGCTCTGCCCGATACCACCATTGGCTTCACTGGCCAGTGCCTGTAATTGGCTGTAAAGAGAATCGGCTTTTATTTCCATGGGTTAGCTCCAAAGAGTACTGTTTTTTGACAGTCGAACACGCTTTGGAGTTAAGTTAGCAATACCAATGCCAGTTTTATAAGTTATTATAAAACATGAAGTTAGGCTAAATCGGTACTAGAGATGAGAAAGATGACGGGAAATTGACAACCAGCACAACGAACGCAGAAGCTCATTCTTCAATTCTCAGCGCCTTGGCGTCTCTGCGAGATCCCTGGCTTCTTTTTGTTTGATCTCGCAGAGACGCAGAGATCGCAACTGAGTACAGAGCTAATAAACCTCTGTGCACTGCGTGTAAATAACTTTCTTTCTTTTGGCTTAGATTGCTTTGGCTCACGTCAGGTATCAGACATTCAGCACATACCAGGGCATAGTAAGGCTGATTCCCTCGAAAATACGAAACTGTGGATCGTAACCAAGCAGTGACTGCCCTTTGCTGATATCGGCCTGTGAGTGGCGCACATCGCCGGGTCTGAAATCCCTATAAACCGGCTGCTTATCGTAACTTACACCTTGTTCAGCCAATGCTTCTTTGATGGCCTGGAACAGTTGATTAAGGGTGGTTCTGTCACCCAGGGCAACATTAAAAACTTCACTCTTATCCAGTGTCGTCATGGCTGCCAGCAGGTTCATCTGTACCACGTTGTCGATGTAGCAAAAATCCCGGCTGGTCTCACCATCGCCATTGATAAACACCTCTTCGCCATGATTCATGGCTGCAGTCCATTTCGGGATCACCGCTGCATAAGCACCATCGGGGTCCTGACGGCGCCCAAAGACGTTGAAATAACGCAGGCCGGTGCTTTTGAATTGATAAGCCCGGTCAAACACATCCGCATAAAGCTCATTCACATATTTGGTCACCGCATAAGGAGATAACGGCTTCCCTATGTTCTCTTCCACTTTCGGCAATGCGGGATGATCGCCATAAGTGGAACTCGAGGCGGCATAAACAAAAGCTTTAACCCCTTCATCTTTGGCGGCGCAGAGCATATTCAGAAAACCACTGATATTCACTTCGTTGGAGGTAACAGGATCATTCAGTGAACGGGGAACCGAGCCTAAAGCGGCCTGATGTAATACCCGATCCACACCTTTTACGGCACTGGCACAGGTTTCTTTATTGCGGATATCCCCTTCAATAAAACGAAATTTCTGCCAGCGTTTCTCCCCCACCAGCGCTTTGACCTCATCAAGGTTTCTCTGATGCCCGGTGGCAAAATTATCTAATCCCACTACCTGCTGATCGGCTTTGAGCAGGGCCTCAACCAGATTAGAGCCGATAAATCCCGCAGCGCCTGTTACCAGCCAGACCTGGGGTTGTTGCTTAAGTTGCTCTATTACCTGTTGATAACGCTCCATGGTCATTACAACCTCCTGTCAGTGAGTGATTTATCCAGTGCATACTTAAGGTCGTAAATAACCCGCTTCTGCTTACATAACCTGTCAAACGTGGCGCGGTCATACTGCCTGAATTCATTATGCGCCACGGCCAGCACCACCGCATCATAAGCCTGCTCTGCCGGTCGTTCGACCAGTTCCAGACCATACTCATGCATGGCTTCATCAGCACTGGCCCAGGGGTCGTAAATGTCCACGCGGGCCCCGTATTCACTGATTTCACTGACAATATCCACCACCCTGGTATTACGCAGGTCCGGGCAATTTTCTTTAAAGGTCAGTCCCAACAGCAATACCCTTGCCTGTTGCACCTGTATGCCCTTTTGGATCATGCTCTTGACCAGCTCAGACACCACATATTTGCCCATGCCGTCATTCAGACGACGGCCGGCCAGAATCATTTCAGGATGATAACCAATGGCCTGTGCCTTATGTGTCAGGTAGTAGGGATCCACACCGATACAATGACCACCCACCAGCCCCGGTCTGAAGGGCAGGAAATTCCACTTGGTGCCGGCCGCTTCGAGTACTTCAAGGGTGTCGATACCGAGCTGATTGAAAATAATGGCGAGCTCGTTAATCAGGGCAATGTTGACATCCCGCTGCGTATTTTCGATGACCTTCGCCGCTTCTGCCACTTTGATAGAGCTGGCTTTATGGGTACCGGCAATGATGATTTCACCGTACAGTGCATCCACCAGATCCGCGATCTCCGGCGTTGAACCTGAAGTGACTTTCTTTATGGTGGAGACCCGATGTTCTTTGTCACCGGGATTGATCCGCTCCGGGCTGTAACCGGCATAGAAATCCTGATTAAATTTAAGCCCGGACACCCGCTCAAGTACGGGTACACAATCTTCTTCTGTGGCACCGGGATATACGGTGCTCTCATAGATAACAATATCGCCCGGCTTTAATGCCTTGCCGATAGTCTCACTGGCCTTAATCAGAGGGGTCAGATCGGGTCGTTTAAAACTGTCAATCGGCGTGGGAACCGTCACGATAAAAACATTGGCTTGCGCTAAGTCCTGCAACTGATCAGTAAAACTCAGGCCTTTAGACTGCTGCAGTTCCTCAGTTGTCACCTCAAGGGTTGTATCCAGCCCTTTTTTCAACTCAGCGATACGCCTGGCATTAATATCAAATCCGATAACGCT comes from Lacimicrobium alkaliphilum and encodes:
- the fliJ gene encoding flagellar export protein FliJ, coding for MSTKQLEQVAQWEQRKEDKLAQDFYLAQKNVQENQRKLTGLQSYRLDYLRQLQHRANKGLGAMSFGQHQAFIDKLDSACIQQSRVLAQARAAAEQRKALWLKQQQKRKAVEMLIDKKRLQQTQREDRLEQAMLDEIATQRFVRKASNL
- the fliI gene encoding flagellar protein export ATPase FliI, which gives rise to MAVSLLDRIRKYQHQVPQAPTVAAGKLVRGIGLTLEAVGCQMPVGSQCLVQTVDGEIEAEVVGFAESVTYLMPTEAVRGIVPGSRVQPLDREPGIPVGMELLGRVVDGNGNPLDGLGAIVPEKRIPLSRPPINPLLRRPIKQALDVGVRAINSLITVGVGQRMGLFAGSGVGKSVLLGMMTRGTSADVVVVGLVGERGREVKEFIQDILGEEERQKSVVVAAPADTSPLMRLKGCETAIAIAEYFRDQGMNVLLLVDSLTRYAMAQREIALAVGEPPATKGYPPSVFARLPALVERAGNGSGSQGAITAFFTVLTEGDDLQDPVADSARAILDGHVVLSRRLADSGHYPAVDVEASISRVMPMVVSAEHEAAARRIRQVYSTYQQNRDLISIGAYTQGNDPRIDLAIKAEPVINKFLQQGMKEVLPYDESLEHMSQLAKGLGDVN
- the fliH gene encoding flagellar assembly protein FliH, coding for MTYNKDSARKDTEQVRSWELPFVEDETETEPDKTNALNRTSGWKYEPPEVEEEVLPPTAKEIEEIRHNAWQEGFEQGRSEGFDKGHQQGLEQGLAEGTEQGLEQGKSEGLAAGKEQVDERVSAWQQLIEQLVQPVEQVDAQLEKELVQLAVSLARAVIRTEVQTNEKVIFQALSEGLKVLPVQDKGYQIHLHPEDIQLIREHFSEQEIESHHWQLIETPDMTRGGCDIVTQNNAVDVSVERRARQVLDKFLLEQGLSAGSKQQD
- the fliG gene encoding flagellar motor switch protein FliG, with protein sequence MAAKQMIQEQEQDTAGYDVSKLEGVEKAAMLLLSLSEEDAAQILKHLEPKQVQKLGSSMASIEDMTQNKITAVHKHFIEEIQNYSTIGFQSQEFVKKALTAALGEDKAANLIDQILMGGGAKGLDSLKWMDSKQVASIIRNEHPQIQTIVLSYLEAEQSAEIMAQFPEKVRLDLMMRIANLEEVQPAALQELNEIMEKQFAGQAGAQAAKMGGLKSAADIMNYLDTNIEGQLMDAIREQDEEMSQQIQDLMFVFDNLADVDDRAIQTLLREVQQEALLKAIKGADDNLKEKITKNMSKRAAEMLLDDLEAMGPVRISEVEAAQKEILSVARRLADAGEIMLGGGGGDEFL
- the fliF gene encoding flagellar basal-body MS-ring/collar protein FliF, with protein sequence MAEATSTELAVSGDNNLDDDTQEQKSGFVDGLGGLDLLRQITLIVALVICVAIAVFIVIWAKEPDFRPLAKMPTEELIETLDYLDLNQVEYRLDGNVIYVNETQYQDIKLGMARQGISQEPSAGTDIIMQDMGFGVSQRVEKERLKHAREQQIARTIESISAVSRANVLLAMPKESVFARVEKKPSATVVVTLTRGSVLSGQEVDALVDIVASAVQGMEPNRVTVTDSNGRLLNSGSQDAESARSRKNYELEQRREAETLSKIDSILIPVLGLGNYTAQVDVSMDFTSVEQTQKRYNPDLPAVRSEMTVEDNTVGGISAGIPGALTNQPPLESDIPEDATGGAQGRSLPGRSHKEATRNYELDTTISHTKQQAGVVRRLSVSVAVDHVQQTAEDGTLSAVPRSQEELLNIRRLLQGGIGFDVTRGDSLEVVSIPFKRMEDVGLVETPIWEQDWFMRALRLLVGGLVIMTLILAIVRPMLKRLIYPEDTHEADSFDADAGLDLGDETISMLSQEFDEGQVGFNSDGSLMLPDLHKDEDVLKAVRALVANEPELSAQVVKGWLMQDE
- the fliE gene encoding flagellar hook-basal body complex protein FliE, whose product is MEIKADSLYSQLQALASEANGGIGQSQPLVTNPSSQNFGDMLKEALDTVNSMGWESRDAQRAFEMGDPNLSMADVMITKEKAGIAFEATVQVRNKVLEAYKTIMNMPV
- a CDS encoding SDR family oxidoreductase encodes the protein MERYQQVIEQLKQQPQVWLVTGAAGFIGSNLVEALLKADQQVVGLDNFATGHQRNLDEVKALVGEKRWQKFRFIEGDIRNKETCASAVKGVDRVLHQAALGSVPRSLNDPVTSNEVNISGFLNMLCAAKDEGVKAFVYAASSSTYGDHPALPKVEENIGKPLSPYAVTKYVNELYADVFDRAYQFKSTGLRYFNVFGRRQDPDGAYAAVIPKWTAAMNHGEEVFINGDGETSRDFCYIDNVVQMNLLAAMTTLDKSEVFNVALGDRTTLNQLFQAIKEALAEQGVSYDKQPVYRDFRPGDVRHSQADISKGQSLLGYDPQFRIFEGISLTMPWYVLNV
- the tviB gene encoding Vi polysaccharide biosynthesis UDP-N-acetylglucosamine C-6 dehydrogenase TviB; the protein is MELKELRVAVIGLGYVGLPLAAEFGKKRSVIGFDINARRIAELKKGLDTTLEVTTEELQQSKGLSFTDQLQDLAQANVFIVTVPTPIDSFKRPDLTPLIKASETIGKALKPGDIVIYESTVYPGATEEDCVPVLERVSGLKFNQDFYAGYSPERINPGDKEHRVSTIKKVTSGSTPEIADLVDALYGEIIIAGTHKASSIKVAEAAKVIENTQRDVNIALINELAIIFNQLGIDTLEVLEAAGTKWNFLPFRPGLVGGHCIGVDPYYLTHKAQAIGYHPEMILAGRRLNDGMGKYVVSELVKSMIQKGIQVQQARVLLLGLTFKENCPDLRNTRVVDIVSEISEYGARVDIYDPWASADEAMHEYGLELVERPAEQAYDAVVLAVAHNEFRQYDRATFDRLCKQKRVIYDLKYALDKSLTDRRL